A window of Rhinolophus ferrumequinum isolate MPI-CBG mRhiFer1 chromosome X, mRhiFer1_v1.p, whole genome shotgun sequence contains these coding sequences:
- the HDAC6 gene encoding histone deacetylase 6 isoform X1 translates to MTSTGQDSTTTRQRRSRHNPHSPPHDSSVTSKRGAKKGAVLRSSPKLAEVKKKGRMKKLSQETGQDLIVGLQGLDLNLEAKTLSGTGLVFDEQLNEFHCLWDDSFPEGPERLHAIKEQLIQEGLLDRCVSFQARFAEKEELMLVHSLEYIDLMETTQYMNEGELRILADTYDSVYLHPNSYTCACLASGSVLRLVDAVLGAEIRNGMAIIRPPGHHAQHSLMDGYCMFNHVAVAARYAQQKHGIQRVLIVDWDVHHGQGTQFTFDQDPSVLYFSIHRYEQGRFWPHLKASNWSTTGFGQGQGYTINVPWNQVGMRDADYIAAFLQILLPVTLEFQPQLVLVAAGFDALQGDPKGEMAATPAGFAQLTHLLMGLAGGRLILSLEGGYNLRSLAEGVSASLHTLLGDPCPLLESPGAPCPSAQLSLSCTLEALEPFWEVLVRSDDTLEEDSVEGNNAEEEEEEERPWQPPVLPVLTWPVLQARTGLVYDQRMMGHYNLWDNHHPEMPQRVSQIMCRLEELGLAERCLILPTRPATDAELLTCHSAEYVGRLRATEKMKTRELHREGASFDSIYICPSTFACAKLATGATCCLVEAVLAGEVLNGVAVVRPPGHHAEQDAACGFCFFNSVAVAARHAQAISGHALRILIVDWDIHHGNGTQHIFEEDPSILYVSLHRYDHGTFFPMGDEGASNQVGWAAGMGFTVNVAWNGPRMGDAEYLAAWHRLVLPIAYEFNPELVLVSAGFDAARGDPLGGCQLSPEGYAHLTHLLMGLASGRIILILEGGYNLTSISESMAACTRTLLGDPPPVLTLPRPPLSGALASIAETIQVHRRYWRSLRVMKVKDKEGPSSSKLITKEAPQPANPGSAEGLTTLEGNILDTSMGKTTLASSVQESTPPQTKSEAAVAELTQDQSSEAAVPDPTTSEGAVSDPTTSEGAVPDPTTSEGAVPDPTTSEGAVPDPTTSEEAVGGAELIQTCPALCTDNQTPPASPVQGATPQSSPTKLTGILRILELDNKAQGSPQPQIPEEERLLGEAAGGQDVDDSVLMQVFGDTDQAMFYAVTPLPWCPHLVAVCPIPEAGLDVTQPCQDCGEFQENWVCLSCYEVYCSRYVNAHMLQHHEASGHPLVLSYVDLSTWCYQCQAYVHHQAVLDVKNVAHQNKFGEDMPHSH, encoded by the exons ATGACCTCCACCGGTCAGGATTCCACCACAACCAGGCAGCGAAGGAGTAGGCACAACCCCCACTCGCCCCCCCACGACTCCAGCGTCACCTCG AAGCGAGGTGCTAAGAAGGGTGCCGTACTCCGCTCCAGCCCCAAACTAGCGGAGGTTAAGAAGAAAGGCAGAATGAAGAAGCTCAGCCAAGAAACAGGGCAAGACCTAATCGTGGGCCTGCAAGGGCTG gATCTGAACCTTGAGGCCAAGACACTGTCTGGTACTGGCTTGGTGTTCGATGAGCAGCTAAATGAATTCCACTGCCTCTGGGATGACAG CTTCCCGGAAGGCCCTGAGCGGCTCCATGCCATCAAGGAGCAGCTGATCCAGGAGGGACTCCTGGACCGCTGCGTGTCCTTCCAG GCCCGGTTCGCCGAAAAGGAGGAGCTGATGTTGGTTCACAG CCTCGAATACATTGATCTGATGGAGACGACTCAATACATGAATGAGGGAGAACTCCGCATCCTGGCAGACACCTATGACTCAGTTTACCTGCATCCG AACTCGTACACCTGTGCCTGCCTGGCCTCAGGCTCCGTCCTCAGGCTGGTGGATGCAGTCCTGGGGGCTGAGATCCGGAATGGCATGGCCATCATCAG GCCTCCGGGACACCATGCCCAGCACAGTCTTATGGATGGATATTGCATGTTCAACCATGTGGCCGTGGCTGCCCGCTATGCTCAACAGAAGCATGGCATCCAGAG GGTCCTTATCGTGGATTGGGATGTACACCATGGTCAAGGAACACAGTTCACCTTCGACCAGGACCCCAG CGTGCTCTATTTCTCCATCCACCGCTACGAGCAGGGTCGGTTCTGGCCGCACCTCAAAGCCTCTAACTGGTCCACCACAGGTTTTGGCCAAGGTCAGGGATACACCATAAATGTGCCTTGGAACCAG GTGGGGATGCGAGATGCCGACTACATTGCTGCTTTCCTGCAAATCCTGCTGCCGGTCACCCTTGAG TTCCAGCCCCAGCTGGTCCTGGTGGCCGCTGGATTTGATGCCCTCCAAGGGGACCCCAAG GGCGAGATGGCCGCCACTCCGGCAGGGTTCGCCCAGCTAACCCATCTGCTCATGGGTCTGGCAGGAGGCAGGCTGATCCTGTCTCTGGAG GGTGGCTACAACCTCCGTTCCTTGGCTGAGGGCGTCAGCGCCTCGCTTCACACCCTCCTGGGAGACCCTTGCCCCCTGCTGGAATCCCCTGGCGCCCCCTGCCCAAG tGCCCAGTTGTCACTGTCCTGCACTCTGGAAGCTCTGGAGCCCTTCTGGGAGGTCCTTGTGCGATCAG ATGATACCCTGGAGGAGGACAGCGTGGAGGGGAACAATgcggaggaagaggaggaggaggagaggccgTGGCAGCCCCCTGTGCTCCCGGTCCTGACGTGGCCAGTGCTGCAGGCTCGCACAGGGCTGGTCTATGACCAACGGATGATGGGTCACTACAACTTGTGGGACAA CCACCACCCCGAGATGCCCCAGCGCGTCTCACAGATCATGTGCCGTCTGGAGGAGCTGGGCCTTGCCGAGCGCTGCCTCATCCTGCCCACACGTCCCGCCACGGATGCTGAGCTGCTCACCTGCCACAG tgCTGAGTATGTGGGTCGTCTACGGGCCACAGAGAAGATGAAAACCCGGGAGCTGCACCGCGAAGGTGCCAGCTTTGACTCCATCTACATCTGCCCCAGCACCTTCGCCTGTGCAAAGCTGGCCACTGGCGCCACATGCTGCCTTGTGGAAGCTGTGCTGGCGGGAGAG gTTTTGAATGGTGTTGCCGTGGTGCGTCCTCCAGGACACCACGCAGAGCAGGACGCTGCTTGCGGTTTCTGCTTTTTCAATTCTGTGGCTGTGGCTGCTCGCCATGCCCAGGCCATCAGTGGGCATGCGCTGCG GATCCTGATCGTGGACTGGGACATCCATCATGGTAATGGAACTCAGCACATATTTGAGGAGGACCCCAG CATACTCTATGTTTCCCTGCACCGCTATGATCATGGCACCTTCTTTCCCATGGGGGATGAGGGTGCCAGCAACCAGGTGGGCTGGGCTGCAGGCATGGGCTTCACCGTCAACGTGGCCTGGAATGGGCCCCGCATGGGTGACGCCGAGTACCTGGCTGCCTGGCATCGTCTGGTGCTTCCCATTGCCTACGAG TTTAACCCAGAACTGGTGCTAGTCTCAGCTGGCTTTGACGCGGCACGGGGGGACCCACTGGGGGGCTGCCAGTTGTCACCTGAGGGCTATGCCCACCTCACGCACCTGCTGATGGGCCTTGCCAGTGGCCGCATTATCCTAATCCTAGAG GGTGGCTATAACCTGACATCCATCTCGGAATCCATGGCCGCCTGTACCCGCACCCTCCTTGGGGACCCACCACCTGTGCTGACCCTGCCACGGCCCCCACTATCAGGGGCCCTAGCCTCAATCGCTGAGACCATCCAAGTCCATCGCAGATACTGGCGCAGCTTGCGGGTCATGA AGGTGAAAGACAAGGAGGGACCTTCCAGTTCTAAGTTGATCACCAAGGAAGCACCCCAACCAGCCAATCCTGGGTCAGCCGAGGGGCTGACCACACTAGAGGGGAATATTCTGGACACAAGCATGGGGAAGACCACCTTGGCATCATCTGTGCAAGAGTCCACTCCACCCCAGACCAAGTCAGAAGCAGCTGTGGCAGAGCTCACTCAGGACCAGTCCTCAGAGGCAGCCGTGCCGGACCCGACCACCTCAGAGGGAGCCGTGTCGGACCCGACCACCTCAGAGGGAGCCGTGCCGGACCCGACCACCTCAGAGGGAGCCGTGCCGGACCCGACCACCTCAGAGGGAGCCGTGCCGGACCCGACCACCTCAGAGGAGGCCGTGGGAGGAGCTGAGCTGATCCAAACCTGTCCAGCTTTGTGCACAGACAACCAGACTCCTCCAGCCTCACCTGTGCAAGGAGCCACACCTCAGAGCTCCCCCACTAAGCTTACTGGGATTCTCAGGATCTTGGAACTAGACAACAAGGCTCAG GGGTCCCCACAACCTCAGATCCCAGAAGAGGAGAGGCTACTAGGAGAGGCAGCTGGAGGTCAGGACGTGGATGATTCAGTGTTGATGCAGGTCTTTGGGGACACTGACCAG GCCATGTTTTACGCTGTGACACCACTGCCCTGGTGTCCCCATTTGGTGGCAGTCTGCCCCATTCCTGAAGCAGGCCTGGACGTGACCCAACCCTGTCAGGACTGTGGAGAATTCCAGGAGAACTGGGTGTGTCTGTCTTGCTATGAG GTCTACTGCAGTCGTTACGTCAATGCCCATATGCTCCAGCACCATGAAGCCTCGGGACACCCGCTGGTCCTCAGCTATGTTGACCTTTCTACCTGGTGTTACCAATGTCAGGCCTATGTTCACCACCAG GCTGTCCTAGATGTGAAGAACGTCGCCCACCAGAACAAGTTTGGGGAGGACATGCCCCACTCACACTAA
- the PCSK1N gene encoding proSAAS: MAGSPLLGGPRAGGVGLLVLLLLGILRSPPALCARPVKEPRGLGAASPPLGEAGAPRRFRRAVPRGETAGAVQELARALAHLLEAERQERARAEAQEAEDQQARVLAQLLRVWGAPRTTDPAPGLEDDPDAPAAQLARALLRSRLDPAALAAQLVPAPAPAAALRPRPPIYEDGPAGPEAEDTGDDTPDVDPELLRYLLGRILAGNGDPEAVVAPRRLRRAADQDLGPEVPPEGVLGALLRVKRLETPAPPARRLLPP; the protein is encoded by the exons ATGGCGGGGTCGCCGCTGCTCGGCGGGCCGCGGGCCGGGGGCGTCGGCCTTCTGGTGCTGCTGTTGTTGGGTATACTTCGGTCACCTCCTGCGCTCTGCGCACGGCCCGTAAAG GAGCCCCGCGGCCTGGGTGCAGCCTCGCCGCCCTTGGGCGAGGCTGGTGCTCCCCGCCGCTTCCGGAGGGCAGTGCCCAGGGGCGAGACGGCGGGGGCCGTGCAGGAGCTGGCGCGGGCGCTGGCGCACCTGCTGGAGGCCGAACGGCAGGAGCGGGCGCGGGCCGAGGCGCAAGAGGCGGAGGATCAGCAGGCGCGGGTCCTGGCGCAGCTGCTGCGTGTCTGGGGCGCTCCCCGCACCACCGATCCGGCCCCGGGCCTGGAGGACGATCCTGATGCGCCCGCCGCGCAGCTGGCCCGTGCCCTGCTCCGCTCCCGCCTGGACCCTGCCGCGCTCGCTGCCCAGTTGGtccccgcccctgcccccgccGCTGCGCTCCGACCCCGGCCCCCAATCTACGAGGACGGCCCCGCGGGCCCAGAGGCCGAGGACACCGGCGACGACACACCCGACGTGGACCCGGAGCTGCTGAG GTACTTGTTGGGGCGGATCCTTGCAGGAAACGGAGACCCCGAGGCTGTGGTTGCCCCGCGCCGCCTCCGCCGCGCGGCCGACCAGGATCTGGGCCCTGAGGTGCCCCCTGAGGGCGTGCTGGGTGCCCTGCTGCGCGTGAAGCGCTTGGAGACCCCTGCGCCCCCGGCGCGCCGCCTCTTGCCGCCCTGA
- the ERAS gene encoding GTPase ERas: protein MAPPTKPNTLDLGLGTWSPSTQEESHRAQEPSKGVGKQLPEYKAVVVGASGVGKSALTIQLNHDCFVEDHDPTIQDSYWKEVTLGEGGCVLNVLDTAGQPAHKALRDQCLAVGDGVLCVFALDDPSSLTQLQQMRATWGPHYTRPLVLVGNKCDLVAGVGDTHAAAIDLAKSWGAPFVETSAKTRQGVEEAFTLLIHEIQRAQDAMAKEAEAKSSGHKGRHRKTMCHGGCTVA, encoded by the coding sequence ATGGCGCCACCCACAAAACCTAACACGCTTGATCTGGGCCTGGGCACGTGGAGCCCCAGCACCCAGGAGGAGAGCCACAGGGCTCAGGAACCCTCTAAGGGTGTTGGCAAGCAGCTGCCGGAGTACAAGGCGGTGGTGGTGGGCGCCAGTGGCGTGGGCAAGAGTGCGCTGACCATCCAGCTGAACCATGATTGCTTCGTGGAAGACCATGACCCCACGATCCAGGATTCCTACTGGAAGGAGGTGACCCTGGGCGAGGGGGGCTGCGTTCTGAACGTGCTGGACACGGCAGGGCAGCCCGCCCATAAGGCCCTGCGTGACCAGTGCTTGGCTGTTGGGGATGGTGTGCTGTGTGTCTTCGCCCTCGACGACCCCTCCTCTCTGACGCAGCTGCAGCAAATGCGGGCTACCTGGGGCCCTCACTACACCCGGCCCCTCGTCCTTGTGGGCAACAAGTGCGACCTGGTGGCTGGCGTCGGAGATACTCATGCTGCTGCAATAGACCTCGCGAAGAGCTGGGGGGCCCCCTTCGTGGAGACCTCAGCAAAGACACGGCAAGGTGTAGAAGAGGCCTTTACCCTGCTCATCCATGAAATCCAAAGGGCCCAGGATGCCATGGCAAAGGAGGCCGAAGCAAAATCAAGTGGGCATAAGGGCCGGCACCGTAAGACCATGTGCCATGGTGGCTGTACCGTGGCCTGA
- the HDAC6 gene encoding histone deacetylase 6 isoform X2 — protein sequence MTSTGQDSTTTRQRRSRHNPHSPPHDSSVTSKRGAKKGAVLRSSPKLAEVKKKGRMKKLSQETGQDLIVGLQGLDLNLEAKTLSGTGLVFDEQLNEFHCLWDDSFPEGPERLHAIKEQLIQEGLLDRCVSFQARFAEKEELMLVHR from the exons ATGACCTCCACCGGTCAGGATTCCACCACAACCAGGCAGCGAAGGAGTAGGCACAACCCCCACTCGCCCCCCCACGACTCCAGCGTCACCTCG AAGCGAGGTGCTAAGAAGGGTGCCGTACTCCGCTCCAGCCCCAAACTAGCGGAGGTTAAGAAGAAAGGCAGAATGAAGAAGCTCAGCCAAGAAACAGGGCAAGACCTAATCGTGGGCCTGCAAGGGCTG gATCTGAACCTTGAGGCCAAGACACTGTCTGGTACTGGCTTGGTGTTCGATGAGCAGCTAAATGAATTCCACTGCCTCTGGGATGACAG CTTCCCGGAAGGCCCTGAGCGGCTCCATGCCATCAAGGAGCAGCTGATCCAGGAGGGACTCCTGGACCGCTGCGTGTCCTTCCAG GCCCGGTTCGCCGAAAAGGAGGAGCTGATGTTGGTTCACAGGTGA